The Candidatus Acidiferrales bacterium genome contains the following window.
CCGGGGGCCTCGCGAATTGCCCTGAGCGGCGATCGAAGAGCTAAACATACGGCAAATCTATAGCAGATGTTAACCGAGTTGTCAACAGTATTCTGCAGAGTTAATTTGCGCGCGCGATAAGTTTCAAACTGCAGATTCCCTACCTGCCCGCCACGGCGGGCAGGCGGCAGGCAGGCTCGGAATGAGAGCGAAAAGCTAACGCGACTCGGAGAGTCGCGCGGCCCGACAAATGCGGTCGGGCCCTACAAATGCGGCGAAGGCGCAGGCGAGGCGCAAAGCCACTGTTGCTTAGAATGAATTTTGCACCGGGAATGACTGTTACACCGGTTAGCCAAACCTGAGCATCGGACTTTCCAATTACCTAGCGTGCATTTGCAAGTCCGAGAGGCTAACCTTTTGGCGGGGAGCGGTGTCTGATACAAGTGGGGACGCTGCGTTCTTAGGCATCACAGGAGGGGCATCGATGAACACCCTCGTGCAGGACATAAAGTATGGCATTCGTGTGCTCGCCAAATCGCCGGGTTTCACGGCTGTCGCGGTGCTGTCGCTGACGCTGGGAATTGGCGCGAACACGACGATCTTCACGCTGGCGAAAGCGATTTTTCTGCAAACGGTTCCGGTGAAAGATGCAGGGCGCGTGGTGGCGTTCTTTTCCGATCAGGTGAGCCGCAAGGGACCTCCGCAGGAATATCTTGGCACACCTTATCCGAATGCAGTCGATTACGTGCAGAACCTGAAGTCCTTCACCGGCACTTCGATTGCGATTTTTAACGGATTTAACCTGACGATTTCGGGAAAGCAGACGCAGGTTACCGGGCAACTGGTCAGCGGGAATTTTTTTGACGTGCTCGGCGTGCAGCCAGTGATGGGCCGAGGGCTTTCGCCGGACGATGAAAGCTCGCGGCGTCCGGTCGCGGTGATCAGCTACAATTTTTGGAAAACACAATTCGGCTCAGACCCGCAAATTTTGGGCAAAAGCATTCAACTGGATCAGATGGAATATTCCGTGATTGGGGTCGCGCCGCAAAGTTTCCAGCAAATTGGAAACCTCGGCAGTCCTGAGGTGTGGGTCCCCATCTCCCTGGCGGATGATGTTTTGACCGGACAGGCGAAGGAAATGTTTCATGATCGCAGCTTCCGCATGACCGGGATGGTGGCGCGGCTCAAGCCCGGAGTGACGTTCTCGCAGGCGCAGAATGAGGTTCATGATCTTAGTTTGCAACTGCAAAAGGAATATCCGAAGGTCAACAGCGGACGGAACGAAACCATTGTACCGATTAACGAGACGACCGTTCCGCCGCAAGTGCACAACATATTTGTGCTGGCTGGCGCGCTGATGATGGGAATTGTGGGCCTGGTGCTGCTGATTGCGTGCGCGAACGTGGCAAATTTGCTGCTGGCGCGGGCGATGCAACGGCAGCGCGAAATAGCGGTGCGGCTGGCGCTGGGCGCTTCGCGGATGCGGCTTATCCGGCAACTTCTGACAGAGAGCCTGCTTTTGGCGCTGATCGCGGGCGGATTCGGAGTTGTCTGCGCGTACTGGGCGAAGTCGGCGATTCTTTCGTTTTTGCCGCTCGGACTCGTGCGGCGCTTCGATTTCAGCCTGGATGGCCGTGTTTTCGCATACACGCTTGCTCTCGCTGTGGCCGCGACACTGATTTTTGGTCTTATGCCGGCACTGCAGGCTTCGCGCAAAGACAGCATCGCGGCCTTGAAGGACCGCACCGGCGCGCCGACGGGAAGCACGCGCTGGTACGGCTTGCGCGGTGTGCTGGTGATGATTCAGGTAGTGCTCTCGTTGATCGCGCTCGTCGGCGGCGGTCTTTTCATCCATAGCCTTCGCAACGCCGAGCAGATCGATCCGGGATTTGAAGTGAAGCACGATATCAGCATGCTGCTGGATCCGAGCGCGGCGCACTATGCGCAACCTCAGACGGAAGCGCTCTATCGAGACGTGGTGCAACGCCTCGACACCGTGCCGATGATTGCGAGTGCGAGCGTTTCGGATGCGCCGCCTCTGGGCGGGAGTCTGGAATGGACGACGTTCCCTGATGGCGTGGATCAAAACGATCCCCGCAATGGCAGGCTGACCCCAGTCGAGGCGGTCTCTCCGGGATATTTTTCCAGTCGTAGTATGACCTTGCTTGAAGGGCGCGATTTCAACGATTCCGATGATGCGAATGGCGAAATGGTCGCCATTGTGAACACGGCCGCAGCGGATACGTTCTGGCCGGGACAGGATCCGATTGGAAAACACCTTCATTTCATTACCACAACCTGGACTGTGACCGTGGTGGGCGAAGTGAATACGGTGAAGTACGCGAGTCTGGGGGAGCCGCCGACGGCGATCATTTATTGGCCGCTCAAGCAGCACTATTCGGAGGCAGCTTTTCTCTTCGTGCGCGCGAAGGGAGATCCAACGAAGGTCATTCCCACCGTGCGCAGCGCGATGGGTTCGCTTGCGCCCGGGGTTCCGCTGCTCGCCGTCCAAACCATCGAACAGACGCTTGATCAATCGCTGACCGCGCCGCGCATGGGCGCGGAACTGCTTGGCACATTTGGCCTGCTGGCGCTGATTCTGGCGGCGATCGGAACTTACGGGGTCATGTCGTACTCCGTAACCCAGCGAACGAGTGAAATCGGGATCCGCATGGCGCTTGGTGCACAGCCTGCGAATGTTCTGCGGCTGATACTGTCGAACGGAATGGCTATGGTCGTAGCCGGAGTTGTCATCGGGCTGGGGCTTTCGATGTTGCTGGCGAAAAGCATGCATGCGCTGCTCTATGGTATCGGGATGTTCGATCCACTCAGTTTTCTCTCCACAGCTGGGCTTTTGATTCTCGTGGCGCTCGGCGCATGCTGGATTCCAGCGAGACGAGCCATGAAAGTGGATCCCATGATCGCGTTAAGGCATGAGTAGTTAGTTTCGGGCACTTCCGCCGTTTGACCTAGCCTCAAGGATTGGGTCGGTTTGAATTTTGATTTCTCGAGGAAGGGCGCAGAGAATTCAAACTGACGAGTGACCCACGCTGCGCCCCAAGCGCAGAAACATTCAGCGTGCTTCTAGGGTGCCGCCAGGGGAGTCCGTGTTCAACTCGATGAAGTCCATGACGAGGTGAGTAAAGTCAGCGGGTTTCTCCAGATACATCAGATGCCCAACGCCGGGAACGACTACGAGACGAGAGTTCGGAATTCCTGCCTCGATCGCACCGGCATGCACAAGAACATCAGCGATGTCGGCCGAGCCGACGAGAATCAATGCTGGCACATGAATCTCATGGAGTCTTGGAAGAGCCGGCTTGCCGCCCAGTGGATAATCTGCATGGCTCATATCCTGCGGACTTGCGGATAGCAAGTCAAAGAGGCGCTTTCTGGCGGCATCGTGACCCGGTGCAACGAGATACTTGTCGGCGGACCATTCGGCGATCGCGCCCTTCACATCGCCTTTGTTCAAGAGATCGAATGCGTGCTGGCCGCGATCGAGAAAAAATTGCGAGTATGGCATTCCACTCACAACCGCCCCGACGAGCACAATTTGCTGCACCATTTCCGGGTGAGCGAGTGTGAAGTCGATTGTCAGCGAACCTCCGTGGGAACTGCCTACTATGGCGGCTCGTTTTACTTTCAAGTGATGAAGCAAAGTGGTTAGATCGTCCATTTCCCAATACCACGTTGAAGCTGCCGGACTATGGCCATACCCGCGACGGTCATAACGGATTGTATGAAAACGCTCGCAAAAAGTAGGCCAGACGTCGTCCCAAACCGCCGAATCCACCACGCCATCGTGAATAAGAACAACCGTTTGTGGAAAAGCGCTGCTACATTCCTCGTAGTATATTTTTGAACCTTCAACCTGGACAAAAGAGCCAGGCGCAGACGCATTGCCGTTTTGGGAGGTGCCTTGGGCCAGGGCGCAGAATCCCAACCCGACGAACAGGAATACAATGAGAAGAGTTTTCCCTAAAGGAATCATTTAAGCCTCCGCTGACCTGTTATAACCGAGAGCATGCACAGTCTAACCTGATCGAGCCGATGCTGCCTTACTCATTCGTTTCGGATGGGCGAAGTATGCGAGGGAACCAATCTAAAGTATAGCTGCGCTAGCAGGGCGAAGTTTCACATGGAGTGCGATACACTGGAATCCGAGGAGATGTTCGCGCCATCCCATCCACTGATGCCCACGCGACCGTTTATTCCACCACGTAGTTTCCGCGCGATCCTGCGCCGCACGATTGAACTTACGCCATCCACCAAACATTTCGAATGGGAGGTGATCGAAGGCGGCGCGTTCGAATTTTACGCGGGACAATTCATCTCACTCGAAGTCCCGCGCGACGGCGAAAAAGAAGCGCGACCTTACTCGATTGCGTCCGCGCCGCGGGGCGATTCGAAATTCGATCTTTGCCTGAATCGCGTGGAGGGCGGGTACGTCTCGAATTATCTGTGCGACGTTGCAGCGGAGACAATTGTGGATGTGAATGGCCCGCATGGATCCTTTGTCGTATCGCAGCCAATGGAGCAGGATTTGGTGTTTATCGCGACGGGCACAGGCATCGCGCCGATTCGCGGAATGCTCACGGAGGTTTTGCATTCGCGTGAGGAGTTGTCGCACGATGTGTGGCTGCTCTTCGGCGTACGGCATCAGGAGACGATTCTTTACCGGAGCGAATTCGAAGATTTGGCTGCCGCGAATCCGCGATTTCATTTTGTTCCGACGCTGAGCCGTCCGGCGGGCGACTGGCAGGGCAAGACGGGGTACGTGCAGGAGCATTTGCGGAAGATTTTTGCCGGGCGGAAGGATTTCAAGACGTATATCTGCGGACTGAAGGCGATGGTAGATGAAGTCCGATTTATTCTGAAAGAGGAATTCGGGCTCGACCGCAAACAGATTCGCTTCGAAAAATACGATTAGGGCGCTTGACGAATTTTTCCTGCGGATTTCCTAGGAAGCGATTCCAAAAAAATCAGGAAACGAACGTGCAGCCCACGCGCGTGCCGCCGTCGGCCTTGCGCGTGTATACTTTGCGCAAATTCACGCGCAGGGGCGGCAAAATCGGAACGTGCAGCACGGCAAAGAATGGCGAAGGGATTTCTTCGGCGCCTTCCATGAGCAACGCCAGCCCGCCGGTACAGAGATCCGCAACGGTGGCATTTTTCTTTTCGTGGCCTGCAATCACGGCATAGGCGCGTGTTCCCGCGAGAGAAACACGTTCCCATTTTCGCCGCTCGCTGCTCGCTCGCGTTTCTGGATGCGTGACCAGTGGCGGTGCGGCTTGCGCTTTTGGAGGTGCGGGTGGTTGCTGTGGCACGAGAGCGGGCGGCTGCGATGGAGGCTGCGGCGCGGCGGGAGCGGGTCTTGCCACGTCGCGCGAACGCGCGTGCGTGCGCTGGGCATTTTTCAACTGATAGAGGCGCGTATCCGCGAGGCGCAGGAGAACTTCCTTGGTTTCGCCATCCTGCGGATGAACGGCAATGCCGTAGTCGATGGTCACACCGGCGTCCAATTTCAGAGGCGCAATTTCGCCTTCGAAGTGAGTGCGCAAACGATCGCAGAGCGTGGCGGCCTGCTCGGGATCGGCTTGCGGAAGCAGCAACGCGAATTCATCGCCGCCAATGCGAAACGCGAAGTCCGAAGCGCGCAGGTTTTTTCGCAGCGTGGTGGCGGCCAGTTGCAAAACCTGATCGCCCTGCAAGTGGCCGTACAGATCGTTCACTTCTTTCAGGCGGTGAAGGTCGAGCAGAACGAGCGCGAGATGCTGGCCGTATCGCTTGGCGCGATTGAATTCCTTGTTGCAATATTCTTCGAATAACCTGCGATTGTAGAGACCGGTCAGCGCGTCCGTTGCTGCGTTTAACTGCAGTTTCTTGAACTCCTCGTACTCCATCAAAATGGGGACGCGAAGAATGCTGGTGGAGGCAAGCACATCCACCATGGCCGTCTTGAGCGAAACGCGACGACCCATGCTTTCGGAAAGTTCTCCGCGGCGCGCGAGGATTTGGCTCCAGTAATCGAGGCTCTGCGCCTGCGTGACATCGATGCTGGCAATGGATTTGAAAAATTGCTGCAGAAATTGTGCGCGGACGGATTCCTCGAGATTGTCGAGAGTTTCGACAAGCAGGTCATAGAATGAATCGTCCGCCGAGGACGGTATATTCGACTCCGCTGGCTGGGGCATCAGAGTTTTAATCTTGGTCTTCGGAAATGAATTTCATACTCCGAGACGAGTGGCGCTCCTGCGGGGACACTAGCAGAATAGCAATGGCGATGCCAACGCTCAAAGAATTTGTGGAGGAAGCATGTTCCGTAAGATATAGAAAAAAGGGGAGAAATCGGCGGCAGGAGTGGGCTCCGGATGTGGAGAAGATTTCAAGATGAAGAATGAGAAAGGAATTCCCACTTTTCGCACATCCTATGCATGCCTGGGGCGGACCGTAAGATAGTTATTCGAGAGGCTTTAGAAATTCGACAGCGGCCAATTCCATCTCACCGCTGCTCTCCAGGCGCCGGACGCGGGCCTGGATCGGTGGCGTGCCAAGCACGCCGAGTTCAGCGGAAGCTGGGAGCGGGGCCGGGATGGTCAGGGAGATGATGTCGCCATGACGCAGCGGACGGGGACTGATTAGACGAGCGCCCAAGCTACTAATATCAAGCGTTTTGGCCAGTTCGAGGAAATTCGAACCTCCGCCATCCGTGCCACGAATGAAGAGCGGGACCTGCAAGCGAATACGTTGAAACTTTCGCCGCTCTCCATGCCCATTGCTCGAACTCATACACACCCTCAGAATACTGAATGCCCCAGCGACTAGAACCGGGGTATTAGTACTCGTTTATGCTGCAATTTGGTGGCTATTCCGTCAGTTTTTATATTCTGTAAGGCTTTTATTTTGTGTTGGTTAAGATGTGTCTATGCAGGACCTTCAAGATAGGGATGATCCGGCCAGATTGTGCAGAACTTCTTTGCATTTTAAGTGCAAAGGAAACGCATTTACCATTGACACTCCTGTGGCCCTTTGCCAACATCATCGCGCGTGGTGGTATCTGCGAAATCAGCCTGTTTAGCCTGAAAAATGAATTGGGATTCCGAGATTCTCCGAGCAAGTAGGGCCGGGAGGCGCTCTTGAATCGAACTGCATCGACCGAGGCGCAGGCGACCGGCGCGACGGTGTTCGGACTGATGTCCAGCCTTCTGGATGCGGTGGATAAACCCCTGCTTGTCACGGATCGTGCCGGGCGGATTTTGTTTGCCAATTTGCATGCGCAAGATTCGCTGAGCTGCAAGCAGGAGGAGGGAAGCAGCCAGCCAAATCTTTTTCGCGACATTCTACATGTGGATGCGAAAGGACTTTTCGGCCAATTGGAACGAGGTGAGCAGGAAGTGAATCTTCTGGTCGATGCCGCGAGCGGACGGGCGCGCGCGCGAATTCGATGGCTGCCTGAACCGGACTGGCTGGTTGTTTTCGCAGAACCGGCCCTTACCGAGGCGCCCGTCGATCAGGATCAAATGAGGCGCACGGTAAAGGATCTTCTGCAAGAAAGGGAGATCACGTACCGGAATCTGCTGGCCGCGTATCTGCGATTGCAGGAAGTCAATCGGCAGAAGACCGTTTTTCTGGGATCTGCCGCGCACGAATTGAAAACTCCACTGGCAGTGATGAAGGGTTACTATGATCTTCTGCTCTCCGAATCACTGGGACATTTGACAGAAAAGCAGCGCGATATTCTGCAAGAATCGAAGCAAAGTTGCGACCGGCTGGTCCGTCTCGTCTCAACGTTCCTGAACTACACAGCACTGGAGAGCGGCAAACTTGTGCTGCAATTTCAGGATAACGACATCAAGGATTGCATGAATGATGTGGCGATTCGATGGAAGGAAACATTTCGCCGCGCCAATGTGCATTTCGAAGTGATCATGGACGAGAAGTTGCCGATTTTCAAATTCGATTACCCCAAAGTTCAGCAGTGCATAACCAATCTGGTGGATAATGCACTGAAGCATACTCCGGTAGGCGGAAAGGTGATTCTGCAAGCAGAAACGCATTTCTGGGAAAGGCGCGTGGTTCCCACAACGCCCTCGAAAGAGCGCAGGTCGGCAAGACGGCCGCAGCCGAACAGCGTGATGATCTCCGTAAGCGACACGGGAGTGGGCATCGCTGCCGAATATCATCAGGAGATATTCGAGGATTTTGTTCGTGTCGATCCATCTTCTTCGGGGATGGGACTCGGATTGGCAATTACAAAGCGGCTGATACAGGCGCATCATGGGAAGATTTGGGTGGATAGCGAACCCGGGCGCGGAAGTTCATTCAAGTTCCTGCTGCCAACGAAAGTCGAGGCCTATAGCTATGCGTGAGGGAGCCCGCGGCCAAACGAATGTGGCCGAAAAAGAAAAGATCCTGATCATCGACGATGAGCCGAGCATCCGGAAGTATTTGCAAACGCTTCTGGAAGTGGACGGCTTCGAAGTTTCCGCGGTCACGAGCGGGAACGATGGGCTCGAAGCCATTGGCGCCGGCACGAAGCCTGATTTCGTAATTTTGGACGTGCTGATGCCGGAGATGGATGGCTTGGAGACATTGCGGCGGCTGATGTTGATGGACCGCAGCCTGAACGTAATCATGCTTTCGTGCTCCAACGAAGTGAGCACAGTGGTCGAGGCGATCCGGCTGGGCGCACACGATTATCTGACCAAGCCTTTCGAGAAGCCGGAACTCGATGCAGCTCTGCTGAAGTGCCGGCAGAAGAGGCAGCTGAAAGCGGAAAATCAAGCTCTGCGCGAATACTGCGATGAACTGACGGGAGATTTATCGTTTCTGGCCGCCAGCCCGCAAATGCTGAAAATTCGGCAGCAGATTTTCCAGGTCGCGCCGGTGGACGTGCCCGTATTCATCAGCGGCGAGAGCGGCGTGGGCAAGGAAGTCGTGGCGCGAATGATTCATCTGCGATCGGCGCGCCGGCAGCATGTTTTCGTCAAGGTAAATTGTGCGGCGCTGCCGGGTGAACTGCTGGAATCCGAATTATTCGGATACGAGCCCGGCGCCTTTACGGGAGCGGTCCGTGCCAAGCCCGGGAAATTCGAGCTGGCGAACAAGGGAACGATTTTTCTGGATGAGATTGCGGAGATCCCGCCCCACCTGCAAGCGAAATTGCTTCATGTGCTGCAAGACAATCAGTTTTCACGGCTCGGTGCGCGAGCGTCGGTTCAAGTAGACGTTCGCGTGTTGGCGGCAACGAACGTCCAAGTGCACGAAGCGATGAAATCCGGAAAGTTTCGAGAGGATCTTTATTATCGATTGAGCGTCCTGTCGCTGCACATTCCGCCACTGCGAGAGCGCACTGATGAAATACCAATGCTCTTCCGTCATTTTCTGGCGAAGCACAGCGAAAAATTCCAGAAGGCCGTGCCTGAACCTTCGGCGCATTTGATGGAAGCAGCGATGCGCTATCCATGGCCGGGAAACTTACGCGAACTGGAAAATTTCGTGAAGCGCTATGTGATTCTCGAAGATGATGATGGCAGCCTGCGGGAATTGCTGGAGCTGACGGAATCACAACAACGGATTTCTCCAAAGGAAGAGGCTGCACCCCCACGCGAGCAAGGCCTGAAGGCGCTGGTACGAAGCTTGAAGGATGAAGCGGAGATGGAGGCCATTGCAGACGCACTGGAGAAAACGAACTGGTGCCGCAAGGATGCAGCGAAGATACTGGGGATCAGTTACAAAGCATTGTTGTACAAAATGAGGCAATTTAATTTGGATTCTGGGCGTGGTGCACGTACTGGTATGGCACCGGGAGTCCCAGCAATACGCGGATCATAGGCGTAAACTGCCTGCAACAACTTGCATATTGAGTGCAGAAGGCTGAATGCCTCTGCGCGGCCATAGCGAATCCGTCATCAGGACGAAATATTCCTCTTGTTTCTTTCAAGGAAGTTTGGCACAAATTATCACCGCAGGTTGCGTGAGACCTTAGAAGAGGTTCGCGGCTGTTACGAAAGGGTTTGCGCCGATTCGGGGAGAACAAGCGCGCATGCCCGCTGGCCCTGGGGGCGGGTAAGATAGGGCCGGAATCCTCACGCAGGTACAGCGCCGAAACTTGGGAATCCAGACTTTGGAAACCGGATTGCTGCCCATTACCTCGGGATAGGGTGCGTCTGCGCACGCAGATTGAGAGGAGCATTGGGGATGACGGAGCGTCGTGTAGCTCGCCGGTATGATCTAACCCTTCCTGTCGTTGTCCAATTGCCGGTAAGCAAGGAAACAACAATTCACAATGGACGGACTCGAGACATCTCCACACGGGGTGTTTACTTCCGGTTGCAGAAGGATCTGGCACCCGGTACAGAGTTGGACTTTACGCTGACCCTTCCTGCGGAGATTACACAAGGTCAAGAGGTATTTGTGCGAGCGCATGGTCGAGTCGTTCGCGTGGATCACGCAAGCACGGAGACAGAATCATCCGCAGAGATCGGCGTAGCTGCCGTAATCGAACGATACGACATTATCCGCGGCGAATCGGCCAGAGCCTGAGTTCTGTAGCACGCGAGATACAAGGAATCCTCTGGCATCCTTTTCGGAATAACCTCCACATTCTGAAAACCGCTCTGGCAAGCATCGGCATGTGACATGCGTTAATCGCTTTATTCTCAGTATTTTGCCACTTTTCCACAATATCTTTTGTTTTCAATAATATAGCGAATCATAAGAGGATACCTGTCGCGCCTTAAACTAATCGGCCTGAGTTGGGGAAAAGGGGTTCCCTCGAGTGAAAACATTTTCCACTTTTCGGAGGTTCGCGCATGAATTTGGTATATAGAGCGAGATAGCGGATACCCATACCTAATTCTATTAACTTACATAAAATAAAAGCTTTATTGTAATATTGACAGTCGGCTTTGCGATCTTTAAGGAACCATGTACATTGGTTTTCAGTGTGCAAGTGAATGAGTCTGCACAGGGCCTAAGTTAGCGCCCTGTCTTGGAGTGGTGCAACGGTGGGAACGGCGACGCGTCAAGTTCCAAGTCGATTGAGCGGGGAGACAAATCTCACCGTGCCTCCGGACGAGGTGGTGTTCGGTCGATCGGAGGCAATGGGTGTTGTCCACCAGAAGCTGGAGAAAGTAGCTGGGGCAAATATTCCGGTCCTCTTACAGGGCGAGAGCGGTACGGGGAAAGAAATTATCGCCAAATTGATCCACAGGCGCTCGCCGTGGGAGACCGGTCCATTTGTGAAGGTGAATTGTCCGGCGATCCCAGGAACGCTTGTCGAGAGCGAACTTTTTGGCTACGAGAAGGGCGCATTTACCGGGGCGAACGGCACGAAGCCAGGACGAGTGGAAATGGCGCAGAACGGAACACTCTTCCTGGACGAAATTGCCGAACTGGAGATGGGCCTCCAAGCGAAATTGCTGCAGCTGCTTCAAGATGGCCAGTTTTGCCCGATCGGCGCGCAAGAAGACAAGCGAATCGACGTGCGCGTGGTGTGCGCGACGAATCGTAACCTAGAAGAGGAAATCGATCAGGGAAGTTTCCGACAAGACCTCTACTATCGGATCAATGTGGTGAATATTCAACTGCCGAGCCTGCGGGAGCGGACGGCTGATATTCCCTGTATCTCGGACTTCCTGCGACGGGTCTACAGCGAGAAATTCAACCGCCCAACCCAGCCACTCTCCGCACGACGGCTGGATATGATGCAGAGATATCACTGGCCGGGAAACATCCGCGAACTCGAAAACATGATGAAGCGCTATGTGATCCTTGGCTCGGAAGACGCCATTGCGATTGACCTTTCCAGCGGAGGTTCAAGTTCCTCCTCTTCTTCTTTCCTGCCAGACGTGCCGCTCAATGGGTCGATTTCGCTGAAGAAGGTTACGCGCCAAGCGACGCGCGAATTCGAAAAGAAAATCATTCTGAAAACTTTGCAAACGCACAACTGGAATCGGAAGAGAGCAGCCAGTGCCCTGAATATCAGTTACCGCGCCCTGCTGTACAAACTGAAAGAAGCGGGCGTGCCAGGCCGCAAGGTCTCGGAGAATCCGCAACCCCGGAATTAAGCGGGAGTTTTCTTCGAGTTTTTGCAAAAGGAGCAGGGAGACATGAACGCCGTTGTTATGGGTAAGGGAAAATGGATGTTACTTGCGCCGGCGCTGCTGATCGCGCTGTTGGTGACATACGGTCAAGACAAAAAGACGGCGTCTGCCGCAGCGGATCCTCCGTCGAAGGCGGTTCAACCGGAACAGCCGGCAAGTACTGTGGAGAAGCCTGTAATTGACGCGAAGTCTTACGTTATTGGCGAAAACGACATGCTGGACATCGATGTGTGGAAGGAAAAGGAGATCTCACGGCAGATACCTGTGAGGCCAGATGGCAAGATCTCGCTACCGCTGATCGGTGAAATTCAGGCAAGCGGGCTTACACCGCTGCAGCTTCAAGACAATATCACGCGGCTCCTGAAGGCATACATTGAGAATCCGGAAGTGACCGTGATCGTTGATGACCCGCGCAGCCACCAATTCAACATCGTCGGTCAAGTGACGCGGCCAGGTACTTATCCACTGAGCGAATCCATGACCGTCCTCGATGCCCTCGCGGAAGCGGGCGGATTCAGAGATTTTGCAAAGGAAACGAAGATTTATGTTTTGCGGCCTGTTCCCGGAGGGATACGAGTGCGCATTCCGTTCGATTACAAGGCCGTGATCCGCGGACGCAGCCTGCAGGAAAACGTGGTGTTGAAACCTGGGGATACGATTGTAGTTCCTTGAGATCGGCTGAATGCGACGACTGATACCAATCCGAGCAGGCGCTTGTGCGGCGATTCTCTTGCTGGCC
Protein-coding sequences here:
- a CDS encoding GGDEF domain-containing protein, coding for MPQPAESNIPSSADDSFYDLLVETLDNLEESVRAQFLQQFFKSIASIDVTQAQSLDYWSQILARRGELSESMGRRVSLKTAMVDVLASTSILRVPILMEYEEFKKLQLNAATDALTGLYNRRLFEEYCNKEFNRAKRYGQHLALVLLDLHRLKEVNDLYGHLQGDQVLQLAATTLRKNLRASDFAFRIGGDEFALLLPQADPEQAATLCDRLRTHFEGEIAPLKLDAGVTIDYGIAVHPQDGETKEVLLRLADTRLYQLKNAQRTHARSRDVARPAPAAPQPPSQPPALVPQQPPAPPKAQAAPPLVTHPETRASSERRKWERVSLAGTRAYAVIAGHEKKNATVADLCTGGLALLMEGAEEIPSPFFAVLHVPILPPLRVNLRKVYTRKADGGTRVGCTFVS
- a CDS encoding alpha/beta hydrolase, with the translated sequence MIPLGKTLLIVFLFVGLGFCALAQGTSQNGNASAPGSFVQVEGSKIYYEECSSAFPQTVVLIHDGVVDSAVWDDVWPTFCERFHTIRYDRRGYGHSPAASTWYWEMDDLTTLLHHLKVKRAAIVGSSHGGSLTIDFTLAHPEMVQQIVLVGAVVSGMPYSQFFLDRGQHAFDLLNKGDVKGAIAEWSADKYLVAPGHDAARKRLFDLLSASPQDMSHADYPLGGKPALPRLHEIHVPALILVGSADIADVLVHAGAIEAGIPNSRLVVVPGVGHLMYLEKPADFTHLVMDFIELNTDSPGGTLEAR
- a CDS encoding ABC transporter permease, with translation MNTLVQDIKYGIRVLAKSPGFTAVAVLSLTLGIGANTTIFTLAKAIFLQTVPVKDAGRVVAFFSDQVSRKGPPQEYLGTPYPNAVDYVQNLKSFTGTSIAIFNGFNLTISGKQTQVTGQLVSGNFFDVLGVQPVMGRGLSPDDESSRRPVAVISYNFWKTQFGSDPQILGKSIQLDQMEYSVIGVAPQSFQQIGNLGSPEVWVPISLADDVLTGQAKEMFHDRSFRMTGMVARLKPGVTFSQAQNEVHDLSLQLQKEYPKVNSGRNETIVPINETTVPPQVHNIFVLAGALMMGIVGLVLLIACANVANLLLARAMQRQREIAVRLALGASRMRLIRQLLTESLLLALIAGGFGVVCAYWAKSAILSFLPLGLVRRFDFSLDGRVFAYTLALAVAATLIFGLMPALQASRKDSIAALKDRTGAPTGSTRWYGLRGVLVMIQVVLSLIALVGGGLFIHSLRNAEQIDPGFEVKHDISMLLDPSAAHYAQPQTEALYRDVVQRLDTVPMIASASVSDAPPLGGSLEWTTFPDGVDQNDPRNGRLTPVEAVSPGYFSSRSMTLLEGRDFNDSDDANGEMVAIVNTAAADTFWPGQDPIGKHLHFITTTWTVTVVGEVNTVKYASLGEPPTAIIYWPLKQHYSEAAFLFVRAKGDPTKVIPTVRSAMGSLAPGVPLLAVQTIEQTLDQSLTAPRMGAELLGTFGLLALILAAIGTYGVMSYSVTQRTSEIGIRMALGAQPANVLRLILSNGMAMVVAGVVIGLGLSMLLAKSMHALLYGIGMFDPLSFLSTAGLLILVALGACWIPARRAMKVDPMIALRHE
- a CDS encoding FAD-dependent oxidoreductase, with product MECDTLESEEMFAPSHPLMPTRPFIPPRSFRAILRRTIELTPSTKHFEWEVIEGGAFEFYAGQFISLEVPRDGEKEARPYSIASAPRGDSKFDLCLNRVEGGYVSNYLCDVAAETIVDVNGPHGSFVVSQPMEQDLVFIATGTGIAPIRGMLTEVLHSREELSHDVWLLFGVRHQETILYRSEFEDLAAANPRFHFVPTLSRPAGDWQGKTGYVQEHLRKIFAGRKDFKTYICGLKAMVDEVRFILKEEFGLDRKQIRFEKYD
- a CDS encoding PilZ domain-containing protein, whose amino-acid sequence is MSSSNGHGERRKFQRIRLQVPLFIRGTDGGGSNFLELAKTLDISSLGARLISPRPLRHGDIISLTIPAPLPASAELGVLGTPPIQARVRRLESSGEMELAAVEFLKPLE
- a CDS encoding sigma-54 dependent transcriptional regulator, giving the protein MREGARGQTNVAEKEKILIIDDEPSIRKYLQTLLEVDGFEVSAVTSGNDGLEAIGAGTKPDFVILDVLMPEMDGLETLRRLMLMDRSLNVIMLSCSNEVSTVVEAIRLGAHDYLTKPFEKPELDAALLKCRQKRQLKAENQALREYCDELTGDLSFLAASPQMLKIRQQIFQVAPVDVPVFISGESGVGKEVVARMIHLRSARRQHVFVKVNCAALPGELLESELFGYEPGAFTGAVRAKPGKFELANKGTIFLDEIAEIPPHLQAKLLHVLQDNQFSRLGARASVQVDVRVLAATNVQVHEAMKSGKFREDLYYRLSVLSLHIPPLRERTDEIPMLFRHFLAKHSEKFQKAVPEPSAHLMEAAMRYPWPGNLRELENFVKRYVILEDDDGSLRELLELTESQQRISPKEEAAPPREQGLKALVRSLKDEAEMEAIADALEKTNWCRKDAAKILGISYKALLYKMRQFNLDSGRGARTGMAPGVPAIRGS
- a CDS encoding HAMP domain-containing sensor histidine kinase, with translation MNRTASTEAQATGATVFGLMSSLLDAVDKPLLVTDRAGRILFANLHAQDSLSCKQEEGSSQPNLFRDILHVDAKGLFGQLERGEQEVNLLVDAASGRARARIRWLPEPDWLVVFAEPALTEAPVDQDQMRRTVKDLLQEREITYRNLLAAYLRLQEVNRQKTVFLGSAAHELKTPLAVMKGYYDLLLSESLGHLTEKQRDILQESKQSCDRLVRLVSTFLNYTALESGKLVLQFQDNDIKDCMNDVAIRWKETFRRANVHFEVIMDEKLPIFKFDYPKVQQCITNLVDNALKHTPVGGKVILQAETHFWERRVVPTTPSKERRSARRPQPNSVMISVSDTGVGIAAEYHQEIFEDFVRVDPSSSGMGLGLAITKRLIQAHHGKIWVDSEPGRGSSFKFLLPTKVEAYSYA